The Maylandia zebra isolate NMK-2024a linkage group LG7, Mzebra_GT3a, whole genome shotgun sequence genome contains a region encoding:
- the rasgrf2a gene encoding ras-specific guanine nucleotide-releasing factor 2 isoform X3 encodes MQKSVRYNEGHALYLSVVARKEGTKRGYLSKKTTENSRWAEKYFALYQNVLFYFENDQSARPSGIYLLEGCTCERAPASKVSAISKDAIEKQQVRPTYYFMVNFGHDGQKPLEMRTEDELDCNEWVGGIQQASYSGIIIERDILMQKYIHLDQIMETEKVAANQLRTQLEDQDTEIERLKAEITVLNKAKERMQPHQNNQDEEDPDIKKIKMVQSFMRGWLCRRKWKIIVQDYICSPHAESMRKRNHIVFNMVEAETEYVQQLSILVNCFLRPLRMAASSKKPPIRHDDVSSIFLNSETIMFLHEIFHQGLKARIANWPTLVLADLFDILLPMLNIYQEFVRNHQYSLQVLANCKQNRDFDKLLKQYESNAACEGRMLETFLTYPMLQIPRYIRTLHELLAHTPHEHVERKSLEFAKSKLEELSKMIHDEVSDTENIRKNLAIERMIVEGCDILLDTSQTFVRQGSLIHLPSSSERGVLSKVRLGSLSLRKEGERQCFLFTKHFLICTRTSGGKLHLLKQGGMLSLIECTLIEELDATDEDSSQGFNHLEFKIVVEPPDGQSFSIVLLAPSRQEKAAWTSDISQCIDNIRCNGLMTSVFEENSKVSVPHMIKSDARLHKDDVDICFSKTLNSCKVPQIRYASVERLLERLTDLRFLSIDFLNTFLHTYRIFTTATVVIDKLADIYKKPFTSIPVRIEQHSCDRLSIMSLCPDYSLKITQLALDQSKSLELFFATNQGVWGTDPLNNKSPRLCRKFSSPPPLSIPSRTASPVHCRKLSLNSPISVKTGALDLSTTRSSSAANSPTSSHSPSIASPPPGSTRAPSGFSSPPPTATRSPSLPQASGVSSPPPVSTKAPLDLSRGPSSPELSPAAGEDASGEPPRIDAFCGKLRRSFRRAVLESVSLDKFIPESPATSEPGDTSPCRSPSTPRHLRYRQSGVTSGETSRCSMSPASAFAIATAAAGHSSSQGFNNSEKACDKEFIIRRAATNRVLNVLRHWVSKHSQDFEMNSELKVGVISLLEEVLRDPDLLPQERKATTNILSALSQEEQDDAQLGMEGILQMKSCPLLHFIVAESPKSECFESLSALELAEQITLLDHIVFRSIPYEEFLGQGFMKLDKTERTPYIMKTTQHFNDMSNLVASQIMTHTDVASRASSIEKWLAVADICRYLNNYNGVLEIIAALEGSAIYRLKKTWAKVCKQTKGLRDRLQKIVSSEGRFKNLRETLKNCNPPCVPYLGMYLTDLACIEEGTPNFTEEGLVNFSKMRMISHIIREIRQFQQTPYRIEHQPKVTQFLLDKSLVIDEDTLYELSLKIEPRLPPG; translated from the exons CTACTCTGGTATCATCATTGAACGTGACATCCTGATGCAGAAGTACATCCATCTGGACCAGATCATGGAGACTGAGAAGGTTGCAGCCAATCAGCTTCGTACTCAGCTGGAGGACCAGGACACAGAGATTGAGAGGCTCAAAGCAGAA ATTACAGTATTGAACAAAGCCAAGGAAAGGATGCAGCCGCACCAGAACAACCAAGACGAGGAAGACCCcgatattaaaaaaattaaaatg GTGCAGAGTTTCATGCGTGGCTGGCTGTGTCGGAGGAAGTGGAAAATCATTGTCCAGGACTATATCTGTTCCCCTCACGCTGAGAGCATGAGGAAGAGGAACCATATTGTGTTCAACATGGTGGAAGCAGAGACAGAATACGTGCAGCAGCTTTCCATCCTGGTGAATTGCTTCCTTAGGCCGCTCCGCATGGCTGCCAGTTCCAAGAAACCTCCCATTCGCCATGATGATGTTAGCAGCATCTTCCTCAACAG TGAGACCATCATGTTTCTGCATGAAATCTTCCATCAAGGTCTGAAGGCCCGAATTGCCAACTGGCCTACTCTAGTTCTGG CGGACCTGTTTGACATTCTACTGCCGATGCTGAACATTTACCAGGAGTTTGTGCGTAACCACCAGTACAGTCTTCAGGTGCTGGCAAACTGTAAACAGAACAGAGACTTTGACAAGCTGCTGAAACAGTATGAATCCAACGCAGCCTGCGAGGGTCGGATGCTGGAGACATTCCTCACTTATCCAATGCTTCAG attCCCCGTTACATCAGAACTCTCCACGAGCTGCTGGCGCACACACCTCATGAGCATGTGGAGCGCAAGAGTCTTGAGTTtgccaaatccaaactggaggAACTGTCAAA GATGATACATGATGAAGTCAGCGACACAGAGAACATCAGGAAGAATTTGGCCATTGAAAGGATGATTGTAGAGGGCTGTGACATCCTTTTAGACACAAGTCAAACTTTCGTCAGACAAG GTTCTCTCATCCATTTACCATCCAGCAGTGAACGGGGTGTTCTCAGTAAGGTGCGCCTGGGCTCTCTCTCACTGAGGAAGGAAGGAGAGCGACAATGTTTTCTCTTTACCAAACACTTCCTCATCTGTACCCGAACATCGGGAGGGAAGCTTCACTTGCTCAAG CAGGGAGGAATGTTGTCCCTGATCGAGTGTACTCTGATTGAGGAACTGGATGCCACTGATGAAGACT CAAGTCAAGGATTTAACCATCTGGAGTTTAAAATTGTGGTTGAGCCTCCTGATGGTCAGTCCTTCTCCATTGTTCTCCTGGCTCCTTCCCGCCAGGAGAAAGCTGCCTGGACAAGTGATATCAGCCAG TGCATTGATAATATCCGATGCAACGGCCTGATGACAAGCGTGTTTGAGGAAAACTCCAAAGTTTCTGTGCCACACATGATCAA GTCTGATGCTCGACTGCATAAAGACGATGTTGACATTTGCTTCTCAAAAACGCTCAACTCCTGCAAAGTCCCGCAGATCCGATACGCCAGTGTGGAGCGCTTGCTAGAGCGTCTGACAGACCTGCGCTTCCTCTCCATAGATTTCCTCAACACATTCCTCCACACTTACAGGATCTTCACCACAGCTACTGTGGTCATCGACAAGCTGGCTGACATCTATAAGAAGCCGTTCACCTCCATACCTGTAAG AATTGAGCAACATTCATGTGACCGTCTGTCCATCATGTCACTCTGTCCTGACTACAGTCTGAAGATCACACAACTTGCACTGGACCAGTCCAA ATCCCTGGAGCTCTTCTTTGCAACCAACCAGGGCGTGTGGGGAACTGACCCTTTGAACAACAAATCGCCAAGGCTGTGCCGCAagttttcctctcctcctcctctgtccatCCCCTCTCGTACCGCTTCCCCTGTGCATTGCCGAAAGCTCTCCCTGAACTCCCCTATCAGTGTGAAAACAGGAGCCCTAGACCTGTCCACCACTCGTTCCTCTTCTGCAGCCAACTCCCCAACCTCTAGTCACAGCCCATCCATTGCCTCTCCTCCACCTGGCTCTACCAGAGCGCCCTCTGGCTTTTCCTCCCCTCCACCCACCGCCACAAGGTCTCCTAGCCTCCCCCAGGCCTCTGGGGTATCCTCACCACCCCCTGTCTCCACCAAGGCACCGCTGGATCTCAGCCGTGGTCCTAGTTCCCCAGAGCTGAGtccagctgcaggggaggatgCCAGTGGAGAGCCACCTCGCATTGATGCCTTCTGTGGGAAGCTGAGGCGCAGCTTCCGCAGGG CTGTCCTGGAGTCAGTATCCCTGGACAAATTCATTCCTGAGTCACCAGCTACCAGTGAGCCAGGTGACACATCCCCCTGCCGCTCGCCTTCAACACCGAGGCATCTCCGTTACCGTCAATCGGGAG TTACATCAGGGGAGACCTCTCGCTGCTCTATGTCACCAGCTTCAGCTTTTGCAATcgccactgctgctgctggacatAGCAGCTCCCAGG GTTTTAACAATTCTGAGAAAGCCTGTGACAAAGAATTCATCATCCGCAGAGCTGCTACTAACAGAGTTCTCAATGTGCTGCGCCACTGGGTTTCTAAGCATTCCCAG GACTTTGAAATGAACAGTGAGCTGAAGGTGGGGGTGATCAGTCTACTAGAAGAGGTGTTGCGAGATCCAGATCTGCTGCCGCAAGAGAGGAAAGCTACAACAAACATATTAAG TGCACTTTCTCAAGAAGAACAAGATGATGCTCAGCTCGGGATGGAAGGCATATTACAAATG AAGAGCTGCCCGCTTCTACACTTCATTGTG GCGGAGAGTCCTAAATCAGAGTGTTTTGAGTCACTCTCAGCCCTAGAACTAGCAGAACAGATCACCTTGCTGGATCATATTGTGTTCAGGAGTATTCCTTATGA GGAGTTCCTAGGTCAGGGCTTTATGAAGCTGGATAAAACGGAAAGGACTCCATACATCATGAAGACCACCCAGCACTTTAATGAT ATGAGCAACCTGGTAGCGTCTCAGATAATGACCCATACTGATGTGGCCTCCAGAGCCAGCTCCATTGAGAAGTGGCTGGCAGTGGCTGACATCTGTCGCTACCTCAATAACTACAACGGAGTACTGGAGATCATTGCTGCACTCGAAGGCAGTGCCATCTACAGGCTTAAAAAGACCTGGGCAAAAGTCTGCAAACAG aCAAAGGGACTGAGGGACAGACTTCAGAAGATTGTGTCATCAGAGGGACGGTTCAAGAACCTCAGAGAGACACTGAAAAA CTGTAATCCTCCATGTGTCCCTTACCTGGGCATGTACCTCACTGACCTGGCCTGCATTGAGGAGGGGACACCCAACTTTACAGAGGAAGGCCTTGTTAACTTCTCTAAGATGAGGATG ATTTCTCATATCATCCGGGAGATCCGTCAGTTCCAGCAAACACCGTACAGGATAGAGCACCAACCAAAG GTGACTCAGTTCCTGCTGGATAAAAGCCTAGTGATTGATGAAGATACCCTTTATGAACTCTCACTCAAGATTGAACCCCGACTACCACCTGGCTAA
- the rasgrf2a gene encoding ras-specific guanine nucleotide-releasing factor 2 isoform X8: protein MQKSVRYNEGHALYLSVVARKEGTKRGYLSKKTTENSRWAEKYFALYQNVLFYFENDQSARPSGIYLLEGCTCERAPASKVSAISKDAIEKQQYYFMVNFGHDGQKPLEMRTEDELDCNEWVGGIQQASYSGIIIERDILMQKYIHLDQIMETEKVAANQLRTQLEDQDTEIERLKAEITVLNKAKERMQPHQNNQDEEDPDIKKIKMVQSFMRGWLCRRKWKIIVQDYICSPHAESMRKRNHIVFNMVEAETEYVQQLSILVNCFLRPLRMAASSKKPPIRHDDVSSIFLNSETIMFLHEIFHQGLKARIANWPTLVLADLFDILLPMLNIYQEFVRNHQYSLQVLANCKQNRDFDKLLKQYESNAACEGRMLETFLTYPMLQIPRYIRTLHELLAHTPHEHVERKSLEFAKSKLEELSKMIHDEVSDTENIRKNLAIERMIVEGCDILLDTSQTFVRQGSLIHLPSSSERGVLSKVRLGSLSLRKEGERQCFLFTKHFLICTRTSGGKLHLLKQGGMLSLIECTLIEELDATDEDSSQGFNHLEFKIVVEPPDGQSFSIVLLAPSRQEKAAWTSDISQCIDNIRCNGLMTSVFEENSKVSVPHMIKSDARLHKDDVDICFSKTLNSCKVPQIRYASVERLLERLTDLRFLSIDFLNTFLHTYRIFTTATVVIDKLADIYKKPFTSIPVRSLELFFATNQGVWGTDPLNNKSPRLCRKFSSPPPLSIPSRTASPVHCRKLSLNSPISVKTGALDLSTTRSSSAANSPTSSHSPSIASPPPGSTRAPSGFSSPPPTATRSPSLPQASGVSSPPPVSTKAPLDLSRGPSSPELSPAAGEDASGEPPRIDAFCGKLRRSFRRAVLESVSLDKFIPESPATSEPGDTSPCRSPSTPRHLRYRQSGVTSGETSRCSMSPASAFAIATAAAGHSSSQGFNNSEKACDKEFIIRRAATNRVLNVLRHWVSKHSQDFEMNSELKVGVISLLEEVLRDPDLLPQERKATTNILSALSQEEQDDAQLGMEGILQMKSCPLLHFIVAESPKSECFESLSALELAEQITLLDHIVFRSIPYEEFLGQGFMKLDKTERTPYIMKTTQHFNDMSNLVASQIMTHTDVASRASSIEKWLAVADICRYLNNYNGVLEIIAALEGSAIYRLKKTWAKVCKQTKGLRDRLQKIVSSEGRFKNLRETLKNCNPPCVPYLGMYLTDLACIEEGTPNFTEEGLVNFSKMRMISHIIREIRQFQQTPYRIEHQPKVTQFLLDKSLVIDEDTLYELSLKIEPRLPPG from the exons CTACTCTGGTATCATCATTGAACGTGACATCCTGATGCAGAAGTACATCCATCTGGACCAGATCATGGAGACTGAGAAGGTTGCAGCCAATCAGCTTCGTACTCAGCTGGAGGACCAGGACACAGAGATTGAGAGGCTCAAAGCAGAA ATTACAGTATTGAACAAAGCCAAGGAAAGGATGCAGCCGCACCAGAACAACCAAGACGAGGAAGACCCcgatattaaaaaaattaaaatg GTGCAGAGTTTCATGCGTGGCTGGCTGTGTCGGAGGAAGTGGAAAATCATTGTCCAGGACTATATCTGTTCCCCTCACGCTGAGAGCATGAGGAAGAGGAACCATATTGTGTTCAACATGGTGGAAGCAGAGACAGAATACGTGCAGCAGCTTTCCATCCTGGTGAATTGCTTCCTTAGGCCGCTCCGCATGGCTGCCAGTTCCAAGAAACCTCCCATTCGCCATGATGATGTTAGCAGCATCTTCCTCAACAG TGAGACCATCATGTTTCTGCATGAAATCTTCCATCAAGGTCTGAAGGCCCGAATTGCCAACTGGCCTACTCTAGTTCTGG CGGACCTGTTTGACATTCTACTGCCGATGCTGAACATTTACCAGGAGTTTGTGCGTAACCACCAGTACAGTCTTCAGGTGCTGGCAAACTGTAAACAGAACAGAGACTTTGACAAGCTGCTGAAACAGTATGAATCCAACGCAGCCTGCGAGGGTCGGATGCTGGAGACATTCCTCACTTATCCAATGCTTCAG attCCCCGTTACATCAGAACTCTCCACGAGCTGCTGGCGCACACACCTCATGAGCATGTGGAGCGCAAGAGTCTTGAGTTtgccaaatccaaactggaggAACTGTCAAA GATGATACATGATGAAGTCAGCGACACAGAGAACATCAGGAAGAATTTGGCCATTGAAAGGATGATTGTAGAGGGCTGTGACATCCTTTTAGACACAAGTCAAACTTTCGTCAGACAAG GTTCTCTCATCCATTTACCATCCAGCAGTGAACGGGGTGTTCTCAGTAAGGTGCGCCTGGGCTCTCTCTCACTGAGGAAGGAAGGAGAGCGACAATGTTTTCTCTTTACCAAACACTTCCTCATCTGTACCCGAACATCGGGAGGGAAGCTTCACTTGCTCAAG CAGGGAGGAATGTTGTCCCTGATCGAGTGTACTCTGATTGAGGAACTGGATGCCACTGATGAAGACT CAAGTCAAGGATTTAACCATCTGGAGTTTAAAATTGTGGTTGAGCCTCCTGATGGTCAGTCCTTCTCCATTGTTCTCCTGGCTCCTTCCCGCCAGGAGAAAGCTGCCTGGACAAGTGATATCAGCCAG TGCATTGATAATATCCGATGCAACGGCCTGATGACAAGCGTGTTTGAGGAAAACTCCAAAGTTTCTGTGCCACACATGATCAA GTCTGATGCTCGACTGCATAAAGACGATGTTGACATTTGCTTCTCAAAAACGCTCAACTCCTGCAAAGTCCCGCAGATCCGATACGCCAGTGTGGAGCGCTTGCTAGAGCGTCTGACAGACCTGCGCTTCCTCTCCATAGATTTCCTCAACACATTCCTCCACACTTACAGGATCTTCACCACAGCTACTGTGGTCATCGACAAGCTGGCTGACATCTATAAGAAGCCGTTCACCTCCATACCTGTAAG ATCCCTGGAGCTCTTCTTTGCAACCAACCAGGGCGTGTGGGGAACTGACCCTTTGAACAACAAATCGCCAAGGCTGTGCCGCAagttttcctctcctcctcctctgtccatCCCCTCTCGTACCGCTTCCCCTGTGCATTGCCGAAAGCTCTCCCTGAACTCCCCTATCAGTGTGAAAACAGGAGCCCTAGACCTGTCCACCACTCGTTCCTCTTCTGCAGCCAACTCCCCAACCTCTAGTCACAGCCCATCCATTGCCTCTCCTCCACCTGGCTCTACCAGAGCGCCCTCTGGCTTTTCCTCCCCTCCACCCACCGCCACAAGGTCTCCTAGCCTCCCCCAGGCCTCTGGGGTATCCTCACCACCCCCTGTCTCCACCAAGGCACCGCTGGATCTCAGCCGTGGTCCTAGTTCCCCAGAGCTGAGtccagctgcaggggaggatgCCAGTGGAGAGCCACCTCGCATTGATGCCTTCTGTGGGAAGCTGAGGCGCAGCTTCCGCAGGG CTGTCCTGGAGTCAGTATCCCTGGACAAATTCATTCCTGAGTCACCAGCTACCAGTGAGCCAGGTGACACATCCCCCTGCCGCTCGCCTTCAACACCGAGGCATCTCCGTTACCGTCAATCGGGAG TTACATCAGGGGAGACCTCTCGCTGCTCTATGTCACCAGCTTCAGCTTTTGCAATcgccactgctgctgctggacatAGCAGCTCCCAGG GTTTTAACAATTCTGAGAAAGCCTGTGACAAAGAATTCATCATCCGCAGAGCTGCTACTAACAGAGTTCTCAATGTGCTGCGCCACTGGGTTTCTAAGCATTCCCAG GACTTTGAAATGAACAGTGAGCTGAAGGTGGGGGTGATCAGTCTACTAGAAGAGGTGTTGCGAGATCCAGATCTGCTGCCGCAAGAGAGGAAAGCTACAACAAACATATTAAG TGCACTTTCTCAAGAAGAACAAGATGATGCTCAGCTCGGGATGGAAGGCATATTACAAATG AAGAGCTGCCCGCTTCTACACTTCATTGTG GCGGAGAGTCCTAAATCAGAGTGTTTTGAGTCACTCTCAGCCCTAGAACTAGCAGAACAGATCACCTTGCTGGATCATATTGTGTTCAGGAGTATTCCTTATGA GGAGTTCCTAGGTCAGGGCTTTATGAAGCTGGATAAAACGGAAAGGACTCCATACATCATGAAGACCACCCAGCACTTTAATGAT ATGAGCAACCTGGTAGCGTCTCAGATAATGACCCATACTGATGTGGCCTCCAGAGCCAGCTCCATTGAGAAGTGGCTGGCAGTGGCTGACATCTGTCGCTACCTCAATAACTACAACGGAGTACTGGAGATCATTGCTGCACTCGAAGGCAGTGCCATCTACAGGCTTAAAAAGACCTGGGCAAAAGTCTGCAAACAG aCAAAGGGACTGAGGGACAGACTTCAGAAGATTGTGTCATCAGAGGGACGGTTCAAGAACCTCAGAGAGACACTGAAAAA CTGTAATCCTCCATGTGTCCCTTACCTGGGCATGTACCTCACTGACCTGGCCTGCATTGAGGAGGGGACACCCAACTTTACAGAGGAAGGCCTTGTTAACTTCTCTAAGATGAGGATG ATTTCTCATATCATCCGGGAGATCCGTCAGTTCCAGCAAACACCGTACAGGATAGAGCACCAACCAAAG GTGACTCAGTTCCTGCTGGATAAAAGCCTAGTGATTGATGAAGATACCCTTTATGAACTCTCACTCAAGATTGAACCCCGACTACCACCTGGCTAA
- the rasgrf2a gene encoding ras-specific guanine nucleotide-releasing factor 2 isoform X2, protein MQKSVRYNEGHALYLSVVARKEGTKRGYLSKKTTENSRWAEKYFALYQNVLFYFENDQSARPSGIYLLEGCTCERAPASKVSAISKDAIEKQQYYFMVNFGHDGQKPLEMRTEDELDCNEWVGGIQQASYSGIIIERDILMQKYIHLDQIMETEKVAANQLRTQLEDQDTEIERLKAEITVLNKAKERMQPHQNNQDEEDPDIKKIKMVQSFMRGWLCRRKWKIIVQDYICSPHAESMRKRNHIVFNMVEAETEYVQQLSILVNCFLRPLRMAASSKKPPIRHDDVSSIFLNSETIMFLHEIFHQGLKARIANWPTLVLADLFDILLPMLNIYQEFVRNHQYSLQVLANCKQNRDFDKLLKQYESNAACEGRMLETFLTYPMLQIPRYIRTLHELLAHTPHEHVERKSLEFAKSKLEELSKMIHDEVSDTENIRKNLAIERMIVEGCDILLDTSQTFVRQGSLIHLPSSSERGVLSKVRLGSLSLRKEGERQCFLFTKHFLICTRTSGGKLHLLKQGGMLSLIECTLIEELDATDEDSSQGFNHLEFKIVVEPPDGQSFSIVLLAPSRQEKAAWTSDISQCIDNIRCNGLMTSVFEENSKVSVPHMIKSDARLHKDDVDICFSKTLNSCKVPQIRYASVERLLERLTDLRFLSIDFLNTFLHTYRIFTTATVVIDKLADIYKKPFTSIPVRIEQHSCDRLSIMSLCPDYSLKITQLALDQSKSLELFFATNQGVWGTDPLNNKSPRLCRKFSSPPPLSIPSRTASPVHCRKLSLNSPISVKTGALDLSTTRSSSAANSPTSSHSPSIASPPPGSTRAPSGFSSPPPTATRSPSLPQASGVSSPPPVSTKAPLDLSRGPSSPELSPAAGEDASGEPPRIDAFCGKLRRSFRRAVLESVSLDKFIPESPATSEPGDTSPCRSPSTPRHLRYRQSGVTSGETSRCSMSPASAFAIATAAAGHSSSQGFNNSEKACDKEFIIRRAATNRVLNVLRHWVSKHSQEAWKKDFEMNSELKVGVISLLEEVLRDPDLLPQERKATTNILSALSQEEQDDAQLGMEGILQMKSCPLLHFIVAESPKSECFESLSALELAEQITLLDHIVFRSIPYEEFLGQGFMKLDKTERTPYIMKTTQHFNDMSNLVASQIMTHTDVASRASSIEKWLAVADICRYLNNYNGVLEIIAALEGSAIYRLKKTWAKVCKQTKGLRDRLQKIVSSEGRFKNLRETLKNCNPPCVPYLGMYLTDLACIEEGTPNFTEEGLVNFSKMRMISHIIREIRQFQQTPYRIEHQPKVTQFLLDKSLVIDEDTLYELSLKIEPRLPPG, encoded by the exons CTACTCTGGTATCATCATTGAACGTGACATCCTGATGCAGAAGTACATCCATCTGGACCAGATCATGGAGACTGAGAAGGTTGCAGCCAATCAGCTTCGTACTCAGCTGGAGGACCAGGACACAGAGATTGAGAGGCTCAAAGCAGAA ATTACAGTATTGAACAAAGCCAAGGAAAGGATGCAGCCGCACCAGAACAACCAAGACGAGGAAGACCCcgatattaaaaaaattaaaatg GTGCAGAGTTTCATGCGTGGCTGGCTGTGTCGGAGGAAGTGGAAAATCATTGTCCAGGACTATATCTGTTCCCCTCACGCTGAGAGCATGAGGAAGAGGAACCATATTGTGTTCAACATGGTGGAAGCAGAGACAGAATACGTGCAGCAGCTTTCCATCCTGGTGAATTGCTTCCTTAGGCCGCTCCGCATGGCTGCCAGTTCCAAGAAACCTCCCATTCGCCATGATGATGTTAGCAGCATCTTCCTCAACAG TGAGACCATCATGTTTCTGCATGAAATCTTCCATCAAGGTCTGAAGGCCCGAATTGCCAACTGGCCTACTCTAGTTCTGG CGGACCTGTTTGACATTCTACTGCCGATGCTGAACATTTACCAGGAGTTTGTGCGTAACCACCAGTACAGTCTTCAGGTGCTGGCAAACTGTAAACAGAACAGAGACTTTGACAAGCTGCTGAAACAGTATGAATCCAACGCAGCCTGCGAGGGTCGGATGCTGGAGACATTCCTCACTTATCCAATGCTTCAG attCCCCGTTACATCAGAACTCTCCACGAGCTGCTGGCGCACACACCTCATGAGCATGTGGAGCGCAAGAGTCTTGAGTTtgccaaatccaaactggaggAACTGTCAAA GATGATACATGATGAAGTCAGCGACACAGAGAACATCAGGAAGAATTTGGCCATTGAAAGGATGATTGTAGAGGGCTGTGACATCCTTTTAGACACAAGTCAAACTTTCGTCAGACAAG GTTCTCTCATCCATTTACCATCCAGCAGTGAACGGGGTGTTCTCAGTAAGGTGCGCCTGGGCTCTCTCTCACTGAGGAAGGAAGGAGAGCGACAATGTTTTCTCTTTACCAAACACTTCCTCATCTGTACCCGAACATCGGGAGGGAAGCTTCACTTGCTCAAG CAGGGAGGAATGTTGTCCCTGATCGAGTGTACTCTGATTGAGGAACTGGATGCCACTGATGAAGACT CAAGTCAAGGATTTAACCATCTGGAGTTTAAAATTGTGGTTGAGCCTCCTGATGGTCAGTCCTTCTCCATTGTTCTCCTGGCTCCTTCCCGCCAGGAGAAAGCTGCCTGGACAAGTGATATCAGCCAG TGCATTGATAATATCCGATGCAACGGCCTGATGACAAGCGTGTTTGAGGAAAACTCCAAAGTTTCTGTGCCACACATGATCAA GTCTGATGCTCGACTGCATAAAGACGATGTTGACATTTGCTTCTCAAAAACGCTCAACTCCTGCAAAGTCCCGCAGATCCGATACGCCAGTGTGGAGCGCTTGCTAGAGCGTCTGACAGACCTGCGCTTCCTCTCCATAGATTTCCTCAACACATTCCTCCACACTTACAGGATCTTCACCACAGCTACTGTGGTCATCGACAAGCTGGCTGACATCTATAAGAAGCCGTTCACCTCCATACCTGTAAG AATTGAGCAACATTCATGTGACCGTCTGTCCATCATGTCACTCTGTCCTGACTACAGTCTGAAGATCACACAACTTGCACTGGACCAGTCCAA ATCCCTGGAGCTCTTCTTTGCAACCAACCAGGGCGTGTGGGGAACTGACCCTTTGAACAACAAATCGCCAAGGCTGTGCCGCAagttttcctctcctcctcctctgtccatCCCCTCTCGTACCGCTTCCCCTGTGCATTGCCGAAAGCTCTCCCTGAACTCCCCTATCAGTGTGAAAACAGGAGCCCTAGACCTGTCCACCACTCGTTCCTCTTCTGCAGCCAACTCCCCAACCTCTAGTCACAGCCCATCCATTGCCTCTCCTCCACCTGGCTCTACCAGAGCGCCCTCTGGCTTTTCCTCCCCTCCACCCACCGCCACAAGGTCTCCTAGCCTCCCCCAGGCCTCTGGGGTATCCTCACCACCCCCTGTCTCCACCAAGGCACCGCTGGATCTCAGCCGTGGTCCTAGTTCCCCAGAGCTGAGtccagctgcaggggaggatgCCAGTGGAGAGCCACCTCGCATTGATGCCTTCTGTGGGAAGCTGAGGCGCAGCTTCCGCAGGG CTGTCCTGGAGTCAGTATCCCTGGACAAATTCATTCCTGAGTCACCAGCTACCAGTGAGCCAGGTGACACATCCCCCTGCCGCTCGCCTTCAACACCGAGGCATCTCCGTTACCGTCAATCGGGAG TTACATCAGGGGAGACCTCTCGCTGCTCTATGTCACCAGCTTCAGCTTTTGCAATcgccactgctgctgctggacatAGCAGCTCCCAGG GTTTTAACAATTCTGAGAAAGCCTGTGACAAAGAATTCATCATCCGCAGAGCTGCTACTAACAGAGTTCTCAATGTGCTGCGCCACTGGGTTTCTAAGCATTCCCAG GAAGCATGGAAAAAG GACTTTGAAATGAACAGTGAGCTGAAGGTGGGGGTGATCAGTCTACTAGAAGAGGTGTTGCGAGATCCAGATCTGCTGCCGCAAGAGAGGAAAGCTACAACAAACATATTAAG TGCACTTTCTCAAGAAGAACAAGATGATGCTCAGCTCGGGATGGAAGGCATATTACAAATG AAGAGCTGCCCGCTTCTACACTTCATTGTG GCGGAGAGTCCTAAATCAGAGTGTTTTGAGTCACTCTCAGCCCTAGAACTAGCAGAACAGATCACCTTGCTGGATCATATTGTGTTCAGGAGTATTCCTTATGA GGAGTTCCTAGGTCAGGGCTTTATGAAGCTGGATAAAACGGAAAGGACTCCATACATCATGAAGACCACCCAGCACTTTAATGAT ATGAGCAACCTGGTAGCGTCTCAGATAATGACCCATACTGATGTGGCCTCCAGAGCCAGCTCCATTGAGAAGTGGCTGGCAGTGGCTGACATCTGTCGCTACCTCAATAACTACAACGGAGTACTGGAGATCATTGCTGCACTCGAAGGCAGTGCCATCTACAGGCTTAAAAAGACCTGGGCAAAAGTCTGCAAACAG aCAAAGGGACTGAGGGACAGACTTCAGAAGATTGTGTCATCAGAGGGACGGTTCAAGAACCTCAGAGAGACACTGAAAAA CTGTAATCCTCCATGTGTCCCTTACCTGGGCATGTACCTCACTGACCTGGCCTGCATTGAGGAGGGGACACCCAACTTTACAGAGGAAGGCCTTGTTAACTTCTCTAAGATGAGGATG ATTTCTCATATCATCCGGGAGATCCGTCAGTTCCAGCAAACACCGTACAGGATAGAGCACCAACCAAAG GTGACTCAGTTCCTGCTGGATAAAAGCCTAGTGATTGATGAAGATACCCTTTATGAACTCTCACTCAAGATTGAACCCCGACTACCACCTGGCTAA